One window from the genome of Spiractinospora alimapuensis encodes:
- a CDS encoding ATP-binding protein: protein MKIRERQFPGTADSIPQTRECLRQFLAPTRVPLVLQQDAEVILSELATNAVRHSRSGVKGGRYTVVLRLGATHLIVAVTDAGATSIPHPRRPLSLEPGGRGLTIVQALASNWWTSTTQSRCTVVAEFALRGTQ from the coding sequence ATGAAGATCCGCGAACGGCAGTTCCCGGGAACCGCGGACTCAATTCCGCAGACACGCGAATGCCTGCGGCAGTTCCTCGCCCCAACGCGAGTTCCCCTGGTGCTGCAACAGGACGCGGAAGTCATCCTCAGCGAACTGGCCACCAACGCGGTACGTCACTCCCGCAGCGGAGTGAAAGGCGGCCGCTATACGGTCGTCCTCCGGCTGGGAGCCACTCACCTCATCGTCGCGGTAACCGACGCCGGCGCAACTTCCATTCCCCACCCTCGCCGGCCCCTCTCCCTGGAGCCCGGAGGACGGGGGCTCACAATCGTGCAGGCCCTGGCCTCCAACTGGTGGACATCCACTACACAGAGCCGCTGCACCGTCGTCGCCGAATTTGCGCTACGGGGGACACAATGA
- a CDS encoding class I SAM-dependent methyltransferase, which yields MPSANPFTDPSLHQLYATPQRLTARTSALLTARVSGTPVVDVLGDLLHAHLALPMDAARILDVGCGRGTTTRALAALSPQLLVAIDASAALIATTRARIDTTEQHGACVADFHRLPFPAETFDAAVAAFCLYHAPRPSAVIAEIARCLRPGGVLIAVTKARDSYHELDHLLASTGLDPGAPTRPSLYASAHSHNITTLAAPTLTVRDLRHDRHRFRFTDLGHLARYLVTTPKYDLAAPLRQNPGTLADELRRRCPDGPIDTSSTVTYLVGARHD from the coding sequence GTGCCCTCGGCTAACCCCTTCACCGACCCCAGCCTCCACCAGCTCTATGCCACCCCGCAGCGCCTGACCGCGCGCACGAGCGCGCTGTTGACCGCCCGGGTATCAGGTACGCCGGTCGTCGACGTGCTCGGCGACCTGCTGCACGCCCACCTCGCGCTGCCGATGGACGCAGCCCGGATTCTCGACGTTGGCTGCGGGCGCGGCACCACGACCCGCGCCCTGGCCGCGCTCAGCCCACAGCTTCTGGTGGCCATCGATGCGTCCGCTGCCCTCATCGCCACCACCCGCGCCCGAATTGACACCACGGAGCAGCACGGTGCCTGTGTGGCCGACTTCCACCGCCTACCCTTCCCCGCGGAAACCTTCGATGCCGCCGTAGCGGCCTTCTGCCTCTACCACGCACCCCGGCCCTCCGCCGTCATCGCCGAGATCGCCCGCTGCCTGCGCCCCGGCGGGGTGTTGATCGCGGTGACCAAGGCCCGTGACAGCTACCACGAACTCGATCACCTGCTCGCCTCCACTGGGCTGGACCCCGGCGCGCCGACTCGCCCCAGCCTCTATGCCTCTGCCCACAGCCACAACATCACCACCCTGGCCGCACCGACGCTCACCGTCCGTGATCTACGTCATGACCGGCACCGGTTTCGCTTCACCGACCTTGGCCACTTGGCGCGCTACCTGGTCACCACCCCGAAATACGACCTGGCCGCACCACTCCGCCAGAACCCCGGCACCCTGGCCGATGAACTGCGCCGCCGTTGCCCCGACGGGCCCATCGACACGTCCTCGACCGTCACCTACTTGGTCGGAGCACGGCATGACTGA
- a CDS encoding DUF397 domain-containing protein, giving the protein MRQWTKSSYSGAREPDCVECRIGDTEHVHMRDSQHPHLNHLAIPAPEWNAFLHAVRHNEL; this is encoded by the coding sequence ATGAGGCAGTGGACCAAGTCCAGCTACAGCGGAGCACGCGAGCCCGACTGCGTCGAATGCCGCATCGGCGACACCGAACACGTCCACATGCGGGACAGCCAACACCCCCACCTCAACCACCTAGCCATCCCCGCACCCGAGTGGAACGCCTTCCTCCACGCGGTGCGGCACAACGAACTCTGA
- a CDS encoding helix-turn-helix domain-containing protein, whose protein sequence is MPFPPKPLRPERSASDWFGAEVRYWRTLRRLTQRGLGQRVWASDSTIRKIETNDRHCTEELAAQLDEVLQTGGVLRRAWKLLDAEAKATLPKSDKPPQSEAVHGDKAQVRSILDDVERRAFLKSAGAGLVVAPLLAFSASLTGFSRPAQIHSSDIDQMRDAAQVFTSWDHSYGGTAIRGAVVGQLYWAAQLLEAPCPPSLRDRAFAAVAHLFMVGGFMAFDAYAHDDARRAFAFATDCAEEAGDWHLRAKIYSHRSRQAIWRGRPDDGLTYAELGLVRAERLSSPERAMLHTARARAHAKLGQRQETLAAVGDADDASASESPLPAPRWMGYYDAAQHAGDTGHALWDLAVADIHPARPAVDRLSAAVEGHDDVYARSRAISGVKLASLLMHQREAERGISAADRALDDVGRVRSRRAEDDLRELHDIAGHVAPERDVNELRERIATLVAAS, encoded by the coding sequence ATGCCCTTTCCCCCAAAGCCGCTGCGTCCCGAGCGGTCTGCGAGCGACTGGTTCGGCGCTGAGGTGCGCTACTGGCGCACTCTGCGCAGACTCACTCAGCGCGGACTTGGCCAACGCGTATGGGCCAGCGACAGCACGATCCGCAAGATCGAGACCAACGATCGCCACTGCACCGAAGAACTCGCAGCCCAGCTCGATGAGGTCCTACAGACCGGTGGAGTGCTCCGCCGCGCATGGAAACTGCTCGATGCCGAAGCCAAGGCAACATTGCCTAAGTCGGACAAACCCCCTCAGAGTGAAGCGGTTCATGGCGATAAGGCACAGGTGCGGAGCATCCTGGATGACGTGGAACGCCGAGCTTTTCTCAAATCCGCCGGAGCCGGCCTGGTCGTAGCTCCCCTGCTCGCCTTCAGCGCTTCCCTGACCGGCTTCTCTCGACCGGCGCAGATCCACTCCTCTGACATCGACCAGATGCGCGATGCGGCACAGGTCTTCACCAGTTGGGACCACAGCTACGGCGGAACCGCGATTCGCGGTGCCGTCGTCGGCCAGCTCTACTGGGCCGCCCAACTCCTGGAAGCACCCTGCCCTCCCAGCCTGCGCGACCGAGCGTTCGCGGCGGTGGCGCACTTGTTCATGGTGGGCGGTTTCATGGCCTTCGACGCCTACGCCCATGACGACGCCCGACGGGCCTTCGCCTTCGCCACCGACTGCGCCGAAGAAGCCGGCGACTGGCACTTGCGCGCCAAGATCTACTCCCACCGCTCGCGTCAGGCCATCTGGCGCGGTCGCCCCGATGACGGGCTGACCTACGCCGAACTCGGCTTGGTGCGCGCGGAACGACTCTCATCCCCCGAGCGGGCAATGCTGCACACCGCCCGGGCTCGCGCCCACGCCAAGCTGGGCCAACGCCAAGAGACCCTCGCCGCGGTCGGCGACGCCGACGACGCCTCCGCCTCCGAGTCGCCATTGCCTGCTCCCAGGTGGATGGGCTACTACGACGCCGCCCAACACGCCGGTGATACCGGGCATGCACTGTGGGATCTCGCCGTGGCCGACATCCACCCCGCTCGTCCCGCGGTCGACCGCCTGAGCGCGGCGGTTGAGGGACACGACGATGTCTATGCCCGTTCCCGCGCTATCTCCGGCGTCAAGCTCGCCTCACTGCTGATGCACCAACGCGAGGCCGAACGCGGTATCAGCGCCGCTGACCGAGCCCTGGATGACGTGGGTCGGGTGCGCTCCCGGCGTGCCGAAGACGACCTGCGTGAACTCCACGACATCGCCGGCCACGTTGCCCCCGAGCGAGACGTGAACGAGCTGCGCGAACGCATCGCGACCCTCGTGGCTGCCTCATGA
- a CDS encoding tyrosine-type recombinase/integrase, producing MRYKRPDGWASRSGFATKEAARDWGEEQEAEVRARTWIAPEDREVAFSVFAEQWMESARLSDNTRAKYRTYLDTHILLEWGDWPLIAIFNNHLEIQGWVNRLHDNLAEPSVSSVFALFSTILNTAVRARRIPANPCNGIRVTSGDYAADRQVATPAQVLRAAMRLHHTSGRAGFVLCLLNGYTGARWSELVALEPHDYDEVNHAFPVRTPLQETAGRLTKAKRTKTPAGKRWIQLPGFLAALYTDLIDDAEPGASLFAGSRGGQLRRGNFRSRFWRPAWDGQPDNDEPWLRAPILPDFTFNEGRHTHRTWLAEDGIPEVARAARLGHRMRGMGNVYEHVTPAMKEHVCAALDTRWRHSLQVLKPHEREWIVETVPRLGEYYRAPGEQKVP from the coding sequence GTGCGCTACAAGAGACCCGATGGGTGGGCCTCCAGATCGGGGTTTGCGACCAAAGAGGCCGCGCGCGACTGGGGCGAGGAGCAGGAGGCCGAGGTGCGCGCTCGCACCTGGATCGCGCCTGAGGACCGGGAGGTCGCCTTTAGCGTCTTCGCCGAGCAGTGGATGGAGTCCGCCCGGCTCTCCGACAATACCCGGGCGAAGTACCGCACCTACCTGGACACCCACATCCTGCTCGAGTGGGGCGACTGGCCACTGATCGCCATCTTCAACAACCATCTCGAGATCCAAGGCTGGGTCAACCGGCTCCACGACAACCTGGCCGAGCCCAGCGTGTCCTCGGTCTTCGCGCTGTTCTCCACGATCCTCAACACCGCGGTGCGTGCCCGCAGGATCCCGGCCAACCCGTGCAACGGCATCCGGGTCACCTCCGGTGACTATGCGGCTGACCGGCAGGTCGCCACTCCGGCACAGGTGCTGCGCGCGGCGATGCGGTTGCACCACACCTCCGGCCGGGCGGGCTTCGTGCTGTGCCTGCTCAATGGTTACACCGGGGCGCGCTGGTCGGAGTTGGTGGCCTTGGAGCCCCACGACTATGACGAGGTCAACCACGCGTTCCCGGTGCGCACCCCGCTACAGGAGACCGCCGGCCGGCTGACCAAGGCCAAGCGGACTAAAACACCGGCGGGGAAACGCTGGATCCAACTGCCGGGGTTCCTCGCTGCCCTCTACACAGACCTGATCGATGATGCGGAGCCCGGGGCGTCCCTGTTCGCCGGGTCCCGTGGCGGGCAGTTGCGTCGTGGGAACTTCCGCTCCCGGTTCTGGCGTCCCGCCTGGGACGGCCAGCCCGACAACGACGAGCCTTGGCTGCGGGCGCCCATCCTGCCCGACTTCACCTTCAACGAGGGCCGCCACACCCACCGCACCTGGCTCGCTGAGGACGGCATCCCTGAGGTGGCCCGCGCTGCCCGGCTCGGGCATCGGATGCGGGGGATGGGCAACGTCTACGAACACGTCACACCCGCGATGAAAGAACACGTCTGCGCTGCCCTGGATACACGGTGGCGCCACAGCCTGCAGGTACTGAAACCGCACGAACGCGAATGGATCGTGGAGACGGTCCCGCGACTCGGTGAGTACTACCGTGCGCCCGGCGAACAGAAGGTGCCGTGA
- a CDS encoding P-loop NTPase family protein, protein MDRIAIIGCGGSGKTILARQLGAALQAPVTHLDVVYYDDGWTPLPQEKFAALQEELVAQSRWVIDGNYASTLPIRLARATTVVFLDLPALTCLWGIAQRRWKHGGGQNDALGVYDRINLGFIKYVWNYRTTMAPRVRALIAEHAPHAEVHTVRSRRAAKRLLYQLTAQARPDS, encoded by the coding sequence ATGGACAGGATCGCGATCATCGGTTGCGGCGGCAGCGGCAAAACCATTCTCGCCCGCCAATTGGGAGCCGCCCTGCAGGCTCCGGTTACCCACCTCGATGTCGTCTACTACGACGACGGATGGACCCCCCTGCCTCAGGAGAAGTTCGCTGCGCTGCAAGAGGAGCTGGTTGCCCAGAGCCGCTGGGTGATCGACGGCAACTACGCCTCGACGTTACCGATCCGCTTGGCGCGCGCTACAACTGTTGTCTTCTTGGACCTGCCCGCGCTGACCTGCCTGTGGGGGATCGCCCAGCGCCGGTGGAAACACGGCGGCGGGCAAAACGACGCTCTCGGCGTCTACGACCGCATCAACCTCGGCTTCATCAAGTACGTGTGGAACTACCGCACCACCATGGCCCCGCGCGTGCGTGCCCTGATTGCCGAGCACGCCCCGCACGCCGAAGTCCACACCGTGCGCTCCCGCCGTGCCGCCAAGCGCCTGCTGTATCAGCTCACCGCCCAAGCACGCCCCGACTCCTAA
- a CDS encoding NAD-dependent epimerase/dehydratase family protein yields MSSSVEASDSSTIPVAGTPRAGCCPQRVLVTGAGGFIGSHLVERLLAEGRCVIGLDERSPWRNAEARRNLGAVLDHPHLRFVQADVGHPSVVLLLEGVTTVFHLAGQSGVRESWGRHFTRYAEVNILGTQHLLEACWAVGVQRVVLASSSSVYGPSAGRPFREIDPAAPLSPYGVSKLAAERLALAYGRRTRVPFEVVALRYFTVYGPRQRASMLIARVLEATLTGEPVPVFGDGSHRRHFTFIDDAIGATAAAGWCSVDSPCVLNVAGPSTASVHEVLEAATSITGKHVRFCLQAERGGEAVITEADLDRAASVLGYRPGVGLTQGMAAQWHWLSRTTTAEEPPAASSMPVREGK; encoded by the coding sequence ATGAGTTCTTCCGTCGAGGCTTCCGACAGCAGCACAATCCCGGTCGCCGGCACCCCGAGGGCCGGGTGTTGCCCCCAGCGGGTTCTCGTCACTGGAGCGGGCGGGTTCATCGGGTCCCATCTCGTCGAGCGCTTGCTGGCTGAGGGGCGGTGCGTGATCGGTCTGGACGAGCGATCACCGTGGCGTAACGCCGAGGCAAGGAGGAACCTCGGCGCGGTACTAGATCACCCCCACCTCCGGTTCGTTCAGGCCGACGTCGGCCACCCGAGTGTGGTGCTGCTGCTGGAGGGCGTGACGACCGTCTTCCATCTGGCAGGCCAGAGCGGTGTCCGAGAGTCGTGGGGGCGGCACTTTACCCGCTATGCCGAGGTGAACATCCTGGGGACGCAGCACCTGCTGGAGGCATGCTGGGCGGTTGGAGTGCAGCGGGTGGTACTGGCCTCTTCCTCCAGCGTGTACGGCCCATCGGCGGGGCGCCCCTTTCGGGAGATCGATCCGGCGGCGCCGTTGTCGCCCTACGGGGTGTCGAAACTGGCAGCCGAGCGCTTGGCCCTGGCATATGGACGGCGCACGCGGGTGCCGTTTGAGGTGGTGGCTCTGCGCTACTTCACGGTCTATGGGCCACGCCAGCGCGCGAGCATGTTGATTGCCCGCGTGTTAGAGGCGACGTTGACCGGCGAGCCGGTTCCGGTGTTCGGCGATGGTTCCCATCGCCGGCACTTCACCTTCATCGATGACGCGATCGGGGCCACCGCCGCTGCGGGATGGTGCTCGGTGGACTCGCCGTGTGTACTCAACGTGGCGGGCCCGAGCACGGCCTCGGTTCACGAGGTGCTCGAGGCTGCAACCTCCATCACCGGCAAACACGTCCGCTTCTGTCTCCAAGCGGAGCGGGGCGGAGAAGCCGTGATCACGGAAGCTGATCTTGATCGAGCCGCTTCCGTGTTGGGTTATCGCCCTGGTGTCGGTCTTACCCAAGGGATGGCGGCCCAGTGGCACTGGCTATCCCGGACCACCACGGCTGAAGAACCGCCTGCTGCCTCTTCGATGCCAGTGAGGGAGGGGAAGTAA
- a CDS encoding helix-turn-helix domain-containing protein, protein MKHHEAMGDRYWKRWGAELRTLRERADVSQAALGRVLNIARPTLGAYERGERRPRRQHAVEADEFLSAGGVLVQMWEEAQEGGEVPQEWRDFERTELQALTIRGFHPTLVPGLLQTRDYVEAILRNGGWNKAQADRLAQERADRLKNLEDTALTFVINEEVLRRGHGSSNILLGQLDYLHDLMEHRRIRLQIIPLSTLQHPCPDGAFRLMLLRNGTLIGHEQYLSGVNVVQGARAEQLVELFGHLQGEARSPQESMQLVDTIRRELR, encoded by the coding sequence ATGAAGCACCATGAAGCCATGGGTGATCGATATTGGAAACGATGGGGGGCTGAACTGCGCACTCTTCGAGAGCGTGCGGATGTCAGCCAGGCCGCTCTCGGACGAGTGCTCAACATCGCACGACCCACGCTGGGCGCCTACGAGCGAGGAGAACGCCGACCTCGCCGGCAGCATGCCGTGGAGGCGGATGAGTTCCTCTCTGCCGGAGGAGTTCTCGTGCAGATGTGGGAGGAAGCGCAGGAAGGTGGTGAGGTACCCCAAGAGTGGCGTGACTTCGAACGGACGGAGCTTCAGGCACTCACCATTCGAGGCTTCCATCCCACGCTTGTGCCTGGACTGCTCCAGACGCGGGACTACGTCGAGGCGATCCTGCGCAACGGCGGATGGAACAAGGCGCAGGCCGATCGTCTCGCCCAAGAACGCGCCGATCGCCTGAAAAACCTTGAGGACACGGCGCTGACATTCGTTATCAATGAAGAAGTCCTCCGGAGAGGACACGGATCAAGCAACATCCTGCTAGGACAGTTGGATTACCTGCACGACCTCATGGAGCACCGTCGAATCCGCCTGCAGATCATCCCGCTCAGCACGCTCCAGCACCCCTGCCCAGACGGCGCCTTCCGCCTGATGCTGCTACGCAACGGCACCCTGATCGGGCATGAACAGTACCTTTCGGGCGTTAACGTCGTTCAGGGCGCCCGCGCTGAACAACTCGTCGAGCTGTTCGGACATCTTCAGGGCGAGGCCCGCTCCCCCCAGGAGTCCATGCAGCTGGTCGACACCATCCGAAGGGAACTCAGGTGA
- a CDS encoding phosphotransferase enzyme family protein, which translates to MTIPDPYARILATAARHAEIVPEAAEVIRLGENAVMRVRAGAVARIARPGQHAAAAREVALSRWLAEQGVAAVRVLDVDQPTMVGEYAVTWWEELPPHGPGRVADVAHLIRALHALTPPRDLPLGRLDPFVRLDQRIDQATTLTAGDRDWLRGYLADLRDAWNELPDGLGECVVHGDAWVGNIARTTDGATWLMDLERSSIGRPEWDLVSTAIKHTSFGWVSAAEYRHFIGIYGHDVTTGAGFETLRDIRELRMCLYFAQHAPNKPSMCTEADFRLACVRGQYGPRPWPWTPGH; encoded by the coding sequence ATGACGATCCCCGATCCCTACGCGCGCATTCTGGCCACTGCCGCTCGCCACGCCGAGATCGTCCCCGAGGCTGCCGAGGTCATCCGCCTGGGTGAGAACGCGGTCATGCGTGTGCGGGCTGGTGCCGTAGCGCGCATCGCCCGGCCCGGGCAACACGCCGCTGCGGCGCGGGAGGTCGCATTATCCCGTTGGCTTGCCGAGCAAGGTGTTGCGGCGGTGCGCGTGCTCGATGTCGACCAACCCACCATGGTGGGCGAGTATGCCGTGACCTGGTGGGAAGAGCTACCTCCGCACGGTCCGGGAAGGGTTGCCGACGTTGCCCATCTGATCCGTGCCCTGCACGCGCTCACCCCGCCGCGGGACCTGCCGCTGGGTCGTCTCGATCCGTTCGTGCGGCTGGACCAGCGCATCGACCAGGCCACCACTCTGACCGCCGGCGATCGCGACTGGCTACGCGGCTACCTCGCCGACCTCCGCGACGCGTGGAACGAACTCCCTGACGGCTTGGGCGAGTGCGTGGTGCACGGCGATGCGTGGGTCGGCAACATCGCCCGCACAACCGACGGTGCGACCTGGCTGATGGACTTGGAACGGTCCTCGATCGGACGACCCGAATGGGACCTGGTCTCCACCGCAATCAAGCACACGTCCTTCGGGTGGGTCTCGGCTGCGGAGTACCGCCACTTCATAGGGATCTACGGACACGACGTCACTACCGGGGCCGGGTTCGAGACCCTGCGCGACATCCGCGAGCTGCGGATGTGCCTCTACTTCGCCCAACACGCCCCCAATAAGCCTTCCATGTGCACGGAAGCTGACTTCCGACTCGCCTGTGTCAGAGGCCAATACGGCCCTCGCCCCTGGCCATGGACACCAGGTCACTAG
- a CDS encoding thymidylate synthase, translated as MITVRGDSANELFAAAVSAVSWHGASTAPRGLETSEVLGAHLCLTQPRRRLVELAPVRVVNPAFAAAEAIWILSGSDAAWIYDYNDRLRDFADEGVLLGAYGPRLRRWNGRLDQLERVRDLLCRDPQTRRAVIQLYDPGRDSSEHKDVPCTLGFRFYLRDGRLQMHTTMRSQDLWLGFCYDLFTFTVIHELMAHWVGAELGDYHHHVDSLHLYAQHQPDAARIPRTVEASRTFAPLDAEWNAFDDLLQQTLLSDPEPPGVWGEFSSTMRSYRLWKSDDREEARAVARQAGGVLGPAALTWYHHLAHRGIAAAP; from the coding sequence ATGATCACGGTGCGAGGCGACTCAGCGAACGAACTGTTCGCTGCGGCGGTCAGCGCGGTGTCCTGGCATGGGGCCTCGACCGCCCCGCGGGGGTTGGAGACCTCGGAGGTTCTGGGCGCTCATCTGTGCCTGACTCAGCCGCGGCGCCGCCTGGTGGAGCTGGCGCCGGTGCGCGTGGTGAACCCGGCGTTCGCCGCGGCCGAGGCGATCTGGATTCTGTCAGGCAGCGATGCGGCCTGGATCTATGACTACAACGATCGGCTCCGTGACTTCGCCGATGAGGGCGTGTTGCTGGGCGCCTATGGTCCGCGGCTGCGCCGGTGGAACGGCCGTCTCGACCAACTGGAGCGGGTTCGTGACCTGCTGTGTCGCGACCCGCAGACCCGCCGAGCCGTGATCCAGCTCTATGACCCGGGCCGCGATTCCAGCGAGCACAAGGATGTGCCCTGCACGTTGGGGTTTCGCTTCTACCTCCGCGACGGTCGGCTGCAGATGCACACCACCATGCGCAGCCAGGACCTGTGGCTGGGGTTCTGCTACGACCTGTTCACCTTCACCGTGATCCACGAGCTCATGGCGCACTGGGTAGGCGCGGAACTGGGCGACTACCACCACCATGTCGACTCCTTGCACCTGTACGCCCAGCATCAACCGGATGCGGCCCGCATCCCCCGCACGGTTGAGGCAAGCCGCACCTTTGCCCCGTTGGACGCGGAGTGGAACGCCTTCGACGACCTCCTGCAACAGACGCTCCTCAGTGATCCAGAGCCCCCGGGTGTATGGGGAGAGTTCAGTTCGACCATGCGCAGCTACCGGTTGTGGAAATCTGATGACCGCGAGGAGGCACGGGCCGTCGCGCGGCAAGCGGGCGGAGTGCTCGGCCCCGCTGCGCTGACCTGGTACCACCACCTGGCCCATCGCGGGATCGCCGCGGCACCGTGA
- a CDS encoding carbamoyltransferase family protein, which produces MVSLPSVLGVCSGTHDSAAALIAEGKLIGLVEEERLNSEKHTRAYPDQAITRLLDEAGLRHCDVDAVAYNFEPAAYRRGAWTSLGYLATASSWRRALPRARSFHTVQRRAVGRLADLARRFPHATVDGVEHHRAHGLYAFAASGFDEAAVLIVDSLGETTATSIAHARTGSITSLEYRPLRRISDPASLGYAYGAITEHLGWRRGDEEGTVMALAALGDPGRFGPLLRQAIGLTDDGFSLNPRYFPLRVISSRYPRLSSRFIETACPPRAGHEPLEQVHADLAAALQERAEQVMIHLARLAKRLSGASRLCVGGGVAMNCLAIGRVVERGGFDEVAVPPAPGDSGTAAGAALATHVDSVGARVEKIAQRCYLGPSYDEHTLSNRPRPGLSARRVPRPARHLAHELAAGRIVGVCRGRLEAGPRALGNRSILASPLQVEVVERLNQTVKFREPFRPFAPVVLEDKAADYFTLGQPAPFMSIASGVTELARRTIPAVIHVNDTARVQTLTPEDNPFLAEALTAFAELTGVPVLINTSLNIKGKPICATPEQALDCLAESGLDALLVNDWWVTK; this is translated from the coding sequence GTGGTCAGTCTTCCGAGCGTGCTTGGCGTGTGCAGCGGCACCCACGACTCCGCCGCGGCGCTCATCGCCGAGGGCAAGCTCATCGGCCTGGTCGAGGAAGAACGCCTCAACAGCGAGAAACACACCCGCGCCTACCCCGACCAAGCGATCACCCGCCTGTTGGACGAAGCTGGCCTCAGGCACTGCGACGTCGACGCTGTGGCCTACAACTTCGAGCCCGCTGCGTACCGACGCGGCGCGTGGACCAGCCTGGGCTACCTTGCCACCGCCTCGTCTTGGCGCCGCGCGCTGCCGCGCGCCCGCAGCTTCCACACTGTGCAGCGGCGAGCAGTCGGACGCCTCGCCGATCTTGCCCGCCGCTTTCCCCACGCGACGGTCGACGGGGTGGAGCACCATCGTGCGCACGGGCTGTATGCGTTCGCGGCATCCGGCTTTGACGAGGCCGCTGTGCTCATCGTGGACAGCCTGGGCGAGACCACCGCCACGAGCATCGCCCACGCGCGAACGGGGTCAATCACTTCGCTGGAGTACCGGCCTCTGCGCCGTATCAGCGATCCTGCCTCACTGGGTTATGCCTACGGCGCCATCACCGAGCACCTGGGGTGGCGCCGCGGTGACGAAGAGGGCACGGTTATGGCGCTGGCTGCACTGGGGGACCCCGGCCGCTTCGGGCCCTTGCTGCGCCAGGCGATCGGCCTGACAGACGATGGGTTCTCCCTCAATCCTCGGTACTTTCCTCTGCGCGTGATATCCAGCCGCTACCCGCGTCTGTCTTCTCGTTTCATCGAGACGGCCTGTCCTCCCCGCGCTGGCCATGAACCGCTGGAGCAGGTCCACGCTGACTTGGCCGCGGCCCTACAGGAACGCGCCGAGCAGGTCATGATCCACCTGGCCAGACTCGCTAAGCGGCTGAGTGGCGCGTCCCGGTTGTGTGTGGGCGGCGGGGTCGCGATGAACTGCCTGGCGATCGGGCGCGTCGTCGAACGGGGCGGATTCGACGAGGTCGCGGTCCCGCCCGCTCCCGGCGACTCCGGGACGGCAGCCGGCGCCGCGCTGGCCACCCATGTGGACTCCGTGGGTGCCCGGGTCGAAAAGATCGCTCAGCGTTGCTACCTGGGCCCCTCCTACGACGAGCACACCCTTTCGAACCGACCCCGGCCGGGCCTGTCGGCCCGACGTGTGCCCCGTCCCGCACGGCATCTGGCTCACGAGTTGGCTGCCGGCCGCATCGTCGGAGTATGTCGCGGCCGGTTGGAAGCCGGACCGCGCGCGCTAGGCAACCGTTCGATCCTGGCCTCCCCACTCCAGGTCGAGGTCGTCGAACGGTTGAACCAGACCGTGAAGTTCCGCGAGCCTTTCCGGCCTTTCGCGCCGGTGGTGCTGGAGGACAAGGCCGCCGACTACTTCACCCTGGGCCAACCCGCCCCGTTCATGTCGATCGCCAGCGGCGTCACCGAACTGGCGCGCCGCACGATCCCGGCCGTCATCCACGTCAACGACACCGCCCGCGTCCAGACCCTCACACCTGAGGACAATCCTTTCCTCGCCGAAGCGCTCACGGCCTTCGCCGAGCTGACCGGAGTCCCGGTGCTGATCAACACCAGCCTGAACATCAAGGGCAAACCGATCTGTGCCACCCCCGAGCAGGCTCTGGACTGCCTGGCCGAGTCCGGTCTGGACGCCCTTCTCGTCAACGACTGGTGGGTGACCAAGTGA